Sequence from the Nocardiopsis sp. YSL2 genome:
GGGCTGATCGACTCCGCACCCGACCTGGACACGATGATCCGATGACCGCCACACCCGCCACCGAAAGCCGCGCGCCCGACCCGCCCGCGCCCGCCCGGAGTCCCCGCCGCCCCGCCCGGGACGGCCTGGGCCGCCCTCTGCTCGGCGCCCTGGGCATCCTGGCCTTCCTCGGTCTGTGGGAGGCCGTGCCGCGCCTGGGCGTGGTCTCCGACCGCTACCTGCCGCCCGCCACCGAGGTGCTGGTCGCCCTGGGAGCGCGCGCCACCACGCCCGGGTTCTGGGCCGCGGTCGGCGACACCCTCGCCGGCTGGGCCCTGGGCCTGGCCATCGCCTTCACCGCCGCGGTCGTGCTCGGCTTCACCCTGGGCGCCCTGCCCCGGATCCGCGCCTACACCACCTCCACGGTCGACTTCCTGCGACCCATCCCCTCGGTCGCGCTCATCCCGCTGGCCGTGCTGCTCTACGGCACCGACATCCGCTCCACGCTGCTCCTGGTCGTCTACGCCTGTTTCTGGCTCATCTACATCCAGGTGCTCTACGGCGTCGCCGACGTCGACCCGGTGGCCGAGCAGACCGCGCGCTCCTACGGACTGGGCCGCCTGGCCCGCGTCCGCCACGTCGTGTGGCCCACGACCCTGCCCTACCTCATGACCGGGCTGCGCCTGGCCGCGGCCGTCGCCCTCATCCTGTCCATCACCGCCCAGCTGGTCATCGGCTCACCCGGCATCGGCCGGGAGATCGCCGTCGCCCAGTCCAGCGGCGCCGTGGAGTCCGTCTACGCCCTCATCGTCGCCACCGGCGCGCTGGGCGTGGTCATCAACACCGGCGTACGCGTCCTGGAACGGCGCGTCCTGCGCTGGCACACGTCCGTCCGCGGGGAGGCCACCGCATGAGCCAGCCCACCCAGACCGACCCGGCCACCACGGAATCCGCGGCGGCAGCCGCCCGCGAGACCCGAGCGCCCCGCCGGCCGCGCGGCGGCACCGCCCGCCGCGCCGGGAGCCGCGTGCTCCACGTCCTGCTCCTGCCCGTGGTGCTCATCGGCGTCTACGCCTACGCCAGCGCCACCTCCAGCAGCTACTACACGCCCACGCCCGA
This genomic interval carries:
- a CDS encoding ABC transporter permease, which translates into the protein MTATPATESRAPDPPAPARSPRRPARDGLGRPLLGALGILAFLGLWEAVPRLGVVSDRYLPPATEVLVALGARATTPGFWAAVGDTLAGWALGLAIAFTAAVVLGFTLGALPRIRAYTTSTVDFLRPIPSVALIPLAVLLYGTDIRSTLLLVVYACFWLIYIQVLYGVADVDPVAEQTARSYGLGRLARVRHVVWPTTLPYLMTGLRLAAAVALILSITAQLVIGSPGIGREIAVAQSSGAVESVYALIVATGALGVVINTGVRVLERRVLRWHTSVRGEATA